One segment of candidate division WOR-3 bacterium DNA contains the following:
- a CDS encoding TIGR00282 family metallophosphoesterase has translation MKVLFIGDIIGKPGRTRLIKYLPEVIEKENIFFTIAQGENLAGGIGITEETAKKLFSCGVDCITTGNHVWKHKAVYKYLQEETRLLRPANYPEGTPGRGYFIYEKKGVKIGVLNLEGRIFMKPLENPFVVGKRIVEMIQQETPNIFVDFHAEATSEKRALAFYLAGGVTAFIGTHTHVQTADETIIDNRTAYITDVGMVGSADSIIGDKKEEIIQHFLFLLPQKFKIMKKDILANCVIVEFDENTGGAESIVRYNF, from the coding sequence ATGAAAGTTCTCTTCATCGGTGACATAATCGGTAAACCCGGAAGAACCAGACTCATTAAATATTTACCTGAGGTGATAGAGAAAGAGAACATCTTTTTCACTATTGCTCAGGGTGAAAACCTCGCCGGCGGGATCGGAATAACCGAAGAGACCGCAAAGAAGTTGTTTTCGTGCGGCGTTGATTGTATCACTACAGGTAATCATGTCTGGAAGCACAAGGCGGTCTATAAATATCTTCAGGAGGAAACACGTTTATTAAGGCCTGCGAATTATCCGGAAGGTACACCGGGAAGAGGGTATTTTATTTATGAAAAAAAAGGTGTCAAGATAGGGGTGCTGAATCTTGAGGGAAGGATTTTTATGAAACCGCTGGAAAATCCATTCGTCGTCGGCAAGAGGATTGTCGAAATGATTCAGCAAGAAACCCCGAATATTTTTGTCGATTTTCACGCCGAAGCAACGAGCGAAAAAAGGGCGCTTGCTTTTTATCTTGCCGGTGGAGTTACCGCCTTTATCGGAACCCACACGCATGTTCAGACGGCGGACGAAACGATTATCGATAATAGAACCGCCTATATCACCGATGTCGGAATGGTGGGATCCGCTGATTCGATAATCGGTGATAAAAAAGAGGAGATCATACAACATTTTTTATTTCTGCTTCCGCAGAAATTCAAGATTATGAAAAAGGACATTCTCGCCAATTGTGTAATTGTTGAGTTTGACGAGAATACAGGTGGAGCAGAATCAATCGTCAGGTATAATTTTTAA